Proteins encoded in a region of the Arvicanthis niloticus isolate mArvNil1 chromosome 16, mArvNil1.pat.X, whole genome shotgun sequence genome:
- the LOC117721722 gene encoding protein Tex24-like: MQEDMCSQRLDSLFLKSNRLQYIGDNERSLEHTSRLTVGPKAVTLCINNLRVAPGSRQSLDDQENRQAELPSISHGKKKPDRLPHLKSCASKGHSPDPKLSLLVVSKRIFQGNSVVEDPEPRQTFVGRTDLLKNSPEATAGEAQGKTRTMALLSKARKQTEKALNPVDTRWVQKREVVMNTEHPSKKHQQQQQKILEDLRRGHLGGGDRKGLIQSQGPFRYPKCLALEKNTFVQGKKIEPYSRHSAQIASLLVGEQESREELKSVLSGSHKLKAKKDSKGKKTQTQFLENTSWQGKEKVMGHNVLEEAKPGLLKRKKMQAMEMLAKPHCDRELCLENSREEVQFFFQDVKQRALERNIIRPKRWPREEGWDHTVQGTPVVLAVRDHIYPPQGSKDSTPKSRLRLSIRKTNIVES, translated from the coding sequence ATGCAAGAGGACATGTGTTCCCAAAGGCTGGACTCTCTCTTTTTGAAAAGTAACAGACTACAATATATTGGGGACAATGAAAGATCACTGGAACATACCTCTAGGTTGACCGTTGGGCCTAAGGCAGTAACCCTGTGCATTAACAACCTCAGGGTTGCCCCAGGAAGTAGACAGAGCCTGGATGATCAGGAGAATAGACAGGCAGAGCTGCCTAGCATTTCTCATGGCAAGAAGAAACCAGATCGTCTTCCACACCTTAAGAGCTGTGCTAGCAAGGGCCATTCTCCTGACCCTAAATTAAGCTTGTTGGTAGTTTCCAAAAGGATCTTTCAGGGCAATTCTGTGGTCGAAGACCCAGAGCCCAGGCAGACATTTGTTGGACGCACTGACTTGCTGAAGAACAGCCCTGAAGCAACAGCAGGGGAGGCCCAGGGGAAAACGAGAACAATGGCGTTACTTAGCAAGGctagaaagcaaacagaaaaagctTTGAACCCAGTTGACACCAGATGGGTCCAGAAGCGAGAGGTGGTTATGAACACCGAACACCCAAGCAAGAAACaccagcaacagcaacaaaagattCTGGAGGATCTGAGAAGGGGCCAtctgggaggaggagacaggaaaggactCATACAGTCACAAGGACCTTTCAGGTACCCCAAATGTCTTGCTCTAGAAAAAAACACCTTTGTGCAGGGCAAGAAGATCGAGCCCTATTCTAGACATTCTGCCCAGATAGCGAGCCTTTTAGTTGGAGAGCAGGAGTCTAGAGAGGAGCTGAAGTCAGTGCTTTCAGGCTCACACAAACTGAAAGCTAAGAAAGActccaaaggaaagaaaacacagaccCAATTCTTGGAAAATACTTCCTGGCAGGGAAAAGAAAAGGTTATGGGCCATAATGTCCTGGAAGAAGCTAAGCCTGGGCTCCTCAAGAGGAAGAAGATGCAGGCCATGGAGATGTTAGCCAAACCTCATTGTGATAGAGAACTCTGCCTAGAAAACAGCAGAGAGGAAGTACAATTCTTTTTTCAGGACGTCAAACAGCGTGCTTTGGAAAGAAACATCATAAGGCCTAAGAGGTGGCCAAGGGAGGAAGGCTGGGACCACACGGTCCAGGGAACCCCAGTTGTTCTTGCAGTTCGGGACCATATTTATCCTCCACAGGGATCAAAAGACAGTACCCCAAAGTCCAGGCTGAGGTTATCCATCAGGAAAACAAATATTGTTGAGTCATAA